The genomic region CAAAACGAGTATCTGGTTTATCAATTCCAAATCTTTCCATGGACTCATGCCATGTTAAACGAGGTAAAGGTAATTCTAAATCAATTCCTTTTACATCTTTCATAATTTTAGACATTAAACCCTCACCAATCGATAAAATCTCATCAGTAGACATAAATGACATTTCCACATCCACTTGTGTAAATTCAATTTGACGATCTGCACGTAAGTCTTCATCTCTAAAACATTTTGCTATTTGATAATACTTTTCAAAACCAGCAACCATTAATAATTGTTTAAATAATTGAGGTGATTGTGGCAGAGCATAAAATTGTCCAGGATGAACGCGTGAAGGAACTAAGAAATCTCTGGCACCTTCAGGAGTCGATTTATTAAATACTGGTGTTTCTACGTCTACAAAATCCAAATCATCTAAATAACGACGAACTGATTTTGTGATTTCATGGCGTAACATTAATTTTTTTTGTAAAACAGGTCGTCTTAAATCTAAATAACGATACGCTAATCTAGTTTCTTCTAAAGCATCTGTTTCATCTGCAATAATTAAAGGAGTTACATTGGCAGTATTAATAATATTAATAGCATGTGCTTCTATTTCAATATCTCCTGTTGGCATATTTGGATTTTTAGATGTTCTTTCAATTACTTTTCCAACTACATGGAGAATAAACTCATTTTTAATTTCTCTACCTAATTCTTCCATCGATTCATTTAAAATAATTTGTGTAATACCATAACGATCACGTAAATCAATAAAAACTAGAGAACCTAGGTTTCTTTTTTTCGCAACCCATCCTTTTAGTTCAACTACTTCTCCAATATTTTCAATACGTAATTGTCCATTATTATGTGTTCTATTCATGTTCTTCCCCACTTTCATGATCTTCAATATAACTTAAAATATCTTCTAACTTAACAACCGATTGGTGTTTTGATACCGTACATTTTATATTTACTACTTCATTTTCTACTTCTTCTTGTCCTAAAATCATTGCAAAATGAGCTTTATTACGATCAACAGACTTAAACATCGCCTTCATTGAACGATCTTGATAATCCATATCCGCACTATATCCATTTGCTCGTAACATTGTGATAATTTGTACTGCTAAGTCTTTTGCTTCTTTTCCTAAAGGCATAAGATAAACATCAAGTCCACTTTCTTCTTCAATAGAAGCATCCATTGCAATTAAAAGTCTTTCCATACCAAAAGCAAACCCTACTCCTGGGGCATATGGACCACCAACTTCTTCCACTAATCCATTATAGCGACCTCCGCCACCAACCGTAGAACCAGTTCCTAATCTAGGATCATCACTAATGATTTCAAAAACTGTATGACAATAATAATCTAAACCACGTACTAAATTATCATCAATAACATAATCAATTTCTAAATCATCTAATAAACTACATACTGTACTAAAATGTTCTTTTGCTTCTTTACTTAAGTAATCTCTCATTTTAGGTGCAGAATCCATTAATGGATGATTTTTATCTACTTTACAATCTAATATACGCATTGGATTTTTTTGGTAACGAGTCTTACAATCATGGCATAGTTCATCAATGCATGGTTCAAAGTGTTTCATTAAAGCATTTCTATGTAATTCTCTAGAAGCATCATCACCTAAAGAATTAATATGTAATTTTACATTTTGAATACCTAATGCTTCTACTAACGTAATTGCTAGTGTCATACATTCAACATCTACATAAGGAGATTCTAATCCGATCATTTCTACTCCAAATTGATGAAATTGTCTTTGACGTCCATTTTGAGGACGTTCATAACGGAACATTGGTCCCATATAATATAATTTTTGTAATGTTTCAGGATTGCTATATAACTTATTTTCCACATAACTACGAGCTACACCAGCAGTTCCCTCTGGACGAAGTGTGATACTACGACCTTTTTTATCTTGAAATGTGTACATTTCCTTTGAAACAACATCTGTCGTATCTCCAACAGCACGACAAAATAGTTCTGTGTGCTCAAAAATTGGTGTACGAATTTCTTGGACATTGTAATACGAACACACGGTACGAATTAATTGTTCTAACGATTGCCATTTTGATGAAGTAGTTGGCAAAATATCTACTGTTCCTCTTGGGGCTTTATACATTTTATTTCCTCCTTAAAATATAAAAACGTCCTTATAAGAAAGGACGTCATTAACGCGGTACCACCTTTATTCATGAATAAAATTCATGCACTTATTATTATAACGCATTACCGTTTATCCCTACTATTTTCAAGATAACTCCTCATAAGTGTCCCATGATATTTTAATCAATACTCTCACCAACCGTATTGTCTCTACTAATAAAATAATCATTTAATCTTATTCACTGGATTTATTTGATTATAGTTGATTTTAGTGAAAAAATCAACGATTAATGAATAATTCTGTTTACTTCATAAATACCTTGTATTTGTTTTAAACTAACCTGTGCCTCTTTAAAACTTTCAAAACTTTCTACTGAAATTTTCAAAGTAATAATAGCTTTCATATCTACTACTTCTGCATGAATATTTAAAATATTTGTTTTTGCTTGTCCTAAAACAATTAATACATCATTTAATAGATTTGGACGATCCAATCCTCTTACTTCTACATCAATATCAAATCTTTTTGACTGAACAGAAGCATGATCCCAATATACCTCAATTAAACGATCTTTAATACCTGGTTGATTCACATTTGGACATTCCTTACGATGAATTTTAATTCCCTGTCCTTTTGAAACAAAACCAACAATTTCATCACCAGGAATAGGATTACAACACTTTGATAATTGTATCTTTAATCCACTAACTCCTTTTACAACAACAAAACTATTTGTATTACCAGCATGTTGTTTTAGTTGAGCCTCCGTATTTCTTTTTAACATTTTTGATAAACCATCAAAAATATTTCCTTTTTTAGGAGCAACTTTATCCAATAAAGTCATGCAAGTTAATGATTTACGTCCTAAAAAATATAAGATATCATCAAAACTCTTTGCACCAAAAGCTCCAAAATATGTTTTATACGTATCTGGATCAAGAAATATCTTTTCATCCAACTCACGTTTTCTTAATTCTTCTTTTAAAACTTTACGACCTTCCTCTATTGTATCTTTTTTAGTTTCGGCTTCTTTATTCGCATAGAATTGACGGATTTTATTTCTAGCACCGGCAGTTCGAACAAACTTTAACCAATCTTCACTAGGTCCAGAGGAAGCTTTCGATGTTTTAATTTCTACAACATCACCAGTAATTAGTTTTGTATCTATTGGAACCATTACATTATTAACTAAAGCCCCTACCATTTTATTACCTACTTCGCTGTGAATACGGTATGCAAAATCAACTGGTGTTGCAAAATTAGGAAGTTCCACAATTTTTCCTTGTGGGGTTAATACATAAACATTGGCTTCAAAAATATCACGCTTTAAAGAATCATAATACTCTTTGGCATCCCCATCTTTAATATCTTCACTTAAAGAAATAAATTCACGTAACCATTGTAATTTCTCACCAATTTCTTGTTGTTCTGTTTTTGATGAGTATCCTTTGTTTTCTTTGTAACGCCAATGTGCTGCAACGCCTAATTCAGCTAATTCATCCATCTCTTGGGTACGAATTTGAATCTCAAAAGTATTTCCACTCTCTCCAATAATAGAAGTATGCAAAGACTGATACATATTTGGTTTAGGCATTGCAATATAGTCTTTAAAACGTCCTGGTAATGGTCGGTAGGCATCATGAATAACCCCTAAAACACTATAACAATCTAATTTATTTTTTGTAATAATACGTAACGCATTTAAATCATATAATTCATCAAAACGTTTGTTTTTAATATACATTTTTTTATAAATACTATAGATAGATTTTGCTCGTCCAACTATTTTAAAGTCTTGGACTGTTTCTTCCAGAAGATGTTGAACCGATTCTAACATTTTTTGAATGCTTTCTTTTCTTTCTTCTTGATTTTTTTCTAATAAGAACGATATTTCACGATAGGCAATAGGATCTAAATAAGACAAACTAATATCTTCTAATTCTAATTTAATATCACTAATACCCAAACGATGGGCAATAGGAGCATATACTTCTAAAGTTTCTCTAGAAATCTTCTTTTGTTTTTCTGGTGTCATGAATTCTAAAGTACGCATATTATGTAATCTATCTGCAAACTTTATTAAAATAACACGAATATCTTTTGCCATTGCAATATATATCTTACGGTGATTTTCTGCATATGCATCCATTTCTTCTTTGAAATTCATTTTGTTGATCTTAGTTACACCTTCAACTAACTCTCTAATTTCAACACCAAATAATGCATCCATTTCTTCAGGAGGAACATCACAATCTTCCATTACATCATGCAATAAACCAGCTGTAATCGTACTTGGTCCTGTTTGCAACGTTGCTAAAATATAAGCAACCCATAACAAATGAATGGTATATGGTTCCCCACTTTTTCTCTTTTGCGTTGCATGCTTTTCCATAATGAAATCATGCGCCTTAATAATCAAATCAATATTATCTTGGTTCGTAACATATGTTTGAACAACCTCTAAGATATCATCTAATGTAATAACATCTCCTGCTTTTTTTATTTCCATGATTTATCCCTCCTTTTCATATTAAAAAAGAGAGATTCTCTCTTTTAATATTTTAATAATGAATGTACGTTATACCCTTTTAACTTATCAATACCATGCAAAGCTTCTAACTCAATTAAGAATGCGATACCAACAACATTCCCACCTAGTCTTTCTATCAAATGAATAGTTGCTTCAACAGTTCCACCTGTAGCTAATAAATCATCTACTATGATAACATTTTGACCTGGACGAATACTGTCTAAATGAATCGAAACTTCATTAGAACCATATTCTAAATCATATTTTTCATCCACTGTTTCTCTTGGTAATTTGCCAGGTTTTCGTACAGGTACAAATCCTGCTTCTAAATTATAAGCTACCGGACATCCAAATAAGAATCCTCTTGCTTCAGGTCCTGTAACAATATGAATCTCTTCATTTAATGATTTAGCCCATTCAACAAATTCATCAATTGTTGCACGATAAGCATCCTTATCTTGCATTAAAGGTGTTACATCTCTAAACAAAATTCCTTCACTAGGAAAATCTTGAATTGCTGCAATATACTTTGTTAAATCCATTTGTACTTCCTCCTATTTATATGAGTTATTATAACAAATTTTACTTATAAATAAAACTAAATAATTGCCTCTAAAATCATATTTATAGACTGTTTTCCTAAAAATTCATTGATTTGTAGAGTTCCAATAAAGTTTGCTTGTTTTAAAGTTAAATATTCATTTAATTTGTTTCCAACATTAAAATATAAAGCATCTATTTTTTGTCCATTGAATTGGAATGTGAATTTACAATGTTTTCCAGCACTTAATGTAATAACTTGATCTATTTGTATATTTTCTAAAGCATAAATAACTTCTAGATTCCCTTGACCTGTTGGTTGTAATGCTTCTAATTGTCTAATAGCTTGTATTGTTAAATCATTTTGATCTATTGCAATTACTTCTTTATTTGCTTTTGGCATGATTGGACAATGTTTTATAATGGAACTTTCAATTGCTTGTTGTAATAAAGCTAAATTTTCTTTTTTAACACTAAAACCACCAGCTAATTGATGCCCTCCAAAACCTTCTAAATATTCTTTTGTTTCTTCAAAGATAGTTGTTAAAGGAATCTCTTTAATTCCTCTTGCACTTCCTTTATAAATATTACTTGCTTTATCATAATGCATAACAAAACTAGGTCGATAATAATCTCTTGTGTACTTACCAGCAATTAAACCAATAATCCCAATATGAATATCTTTATCATAACTAAATAAACAATAATCACTTGCATCTTGATTTACAAGTTTATATTGACTATTGGTAAGTTGTTGTCTTTGACTATTTATTTCGATTGCTTTTTTACTAATAGATTCGATTAGTTCTTGAGAAGCATCTAAAGCAAAGAAGGGAATTAATTTATTGGGACTAATTATTTCACACAAACGTCCAAAAGAATTTATTTTAGGAGCAATAGTAAAACCAATAGTTTGGACACTATATTCTTGTTTTTCTCCTTTTAGAGCTTCTAATGCAGGATATTTATTTTCTTTCATAAACTGCAATCCTTGTTTCACTAAAGCTCTATTTTCATCAAACATCGGCATCATATCACTAATTGCTGTAACACTAGCTAAACTATATAAATATTTATCATGTTTGCCAAGCAGGGCACAAGCAAGTTTATACGCTAAAAATCCTCCAGAAATTTCTTTGAATGGATAGTTTGGTGAAAGCTTTGTATGTAAAACACAAAAAGCATCTGGTAAATCACTATCAAAACTATGATGATCACTAATAATAACATCTACCCCACACTCATTAGCCATTTCAACAGCCTCAAAGGCTTTTACACCATTATCAACTGTAATAATTAATTGATATCCTTTTTGTGCCATTTGACTCACACGATAAGCTGTAATCCCATAGCCATCACTTATACGATCAGGAATATAATATCCAACTTGTACCCCACGTTGTTTAAATGCTTCCACCAAAATAGTAGTCGCTAATATTCCATCACAATCATAATCTCCATAAATACAAATACGTTCCTTATTCAAAATAGCTTCTTCTATTCTCTCTAAAGCATCACTTGATTCTTCTAATAAAGAATAATCATGATAAAGAAACTTTGGTTTTAAAAAGCTTTCTACTGTTTTATCATCCAACTGTTTATATGCGAATACTTTTGCAAGTAAGGAATGAATACTAAATTGTTGCATATAGTGTAAATGGTTGGTTGGTTTTATTATTTTATATTCCATATATATCCTCCTAATAAAAAAAGTTGCACTGCAACTATTTTGAAATAAAATCTTTAAAATCCTCAAGTTTAAGATTTTTTGCTTCTTTAATTACTTGAACACTTAAGAATCCAAATAAATCAGAAAAACCTAAACCCATTATATCATCCACGATTGCACACATCGGCATTTTATCAAGATCATTCCATTTCACTGTAAACAAATATTCTTTTATTTGTTTTTCAGTAATACCTTTATGTGACTCTTTTCTAAGTTGTCTTGCTTTTAAACGAATAAGGTGATCAAAATCCCCTTTATTAAACGTACTACCTTCCATTACTATCACCCCACCAACATCAAAGCTATTTATATTATATGACAAAATACGCTATAAAGGAAGAGTTTTTATGAAAAGAAAAATTATAAATTCATTTATTATTCTTAGTACCAGCAGTGCTATTACAAAGCTATTTAGTATGTTAAATCGTATTTTATTAGCTCGTATTTTACCTATGGAAGCACTAAGTTTATTTATTTTAGTAATGCCTTCTTTATCCATGTGTATTACACTAGGACAATTAGGTATTCCTTCTGCCATATTTCGCTTAATCGCTAATCCAACCTATCAAAATAAAAAAGTCATGATAACAGGATGTATCATTAGCTCTATTAGTTGTTTTTTTATCAGTATTGGTTTAATACTATTCGCTCCTTATATAAGCAACTCCTTGTTACATAACAAAGAAGCATATTTACCACTTGTATGTTTAGCTATCTATATACCCTTTATTGGAGTTTCGGGTATCTTAAAAAACTATTTTCTTGCCAAAGAAAATATTTATTTAATAGCCAAAGCACAATTGATTGAAGAAATAATGAGACTTCTTTTTATTTGTGTTACCTTAGTAAACATTCAAAATAATGATAATAGTATCTTAGTTTCTATTGCTGTTATGAGCATGATAGTTGGTGAACTGTTTGGTATTATTTATATGTTTATTCGTTTATCTAATAAGCCTAAGTACTTCTTTGAATTATTACCAAACTTTAAAGAACATTTAATCGTAAAACAAATAATGAGTATTGCTTTGCCAGTAACTGGTAGTAGGCTATATCATAGTCTAGTTTCATTTTTAGAACCAATCATTTTACTTTCGATACTTTCCTCTCGTTTATCGTCTTCGCAAATACAATATCAATACGCTATTATAAATGGTTTTGTCCTATCTTTGTTAATAACACCTACTTTTTTTAATAATGTTATTTATCGTATCTTTTTGCCAATTGTAACAAGAGATGTCGTAACTAATAACTACAAAAATATCCATTCTCATTTACTATTAGCTCTGTTAGGTTCTTTTAGTATTAGTATTCCTTTTACCTGTTTATTTTACTTTTTCCCAGAAACATGCTTGTCTTTTCTATATAATACAACAGAAGGTGCTAGCTACTTACAATACTTATCCATCCCCTTTATTCTTTTTTACTTACAAACTCCATTAAGTGCTGTTATCCATGCACTTAATAAGAATAAAATTATTTTTGCAATTAGTTTTATTGAATGTTCTATTGAAATAGTACTCACTTATGTACTTGCTAGTACATATGGTGTATTTAGTATTGCTATTAGTTTGTTGGTTGGAACTATTTTAACTTTGTTTTTAAGTGTCTTAACGATCTTTTATTTTGTGTATCTAAAAAGCAGATATTAATCTGCTTTTTGATGTAACCATTTTGAAAAAATTTCTAATCCTGCATGAATTTCTTGCCAATCTCCAGCTATTCCAAAACGCAAATGATTTTCAACCCCAAAACATCCTCCAGGGACAAAAAAGACACCTGTTTCTTCTTGTAGTGTTGTACATAATAGTTTCGAATCCATAGGAATATGATACTTTAAAAACATCATTGTTCCTACTTCTGGTACTACACCAGAAAGTAAATCTTCTTGTTGTAACCATTCTTTTAATAATACTCTATTGTTATGAACACGGTCTATTTGTTTGGCAATAATCGCCGAATAATGTTTTAAAGCAATACTTGCCAGATAGTCATATAGATATCCTGATGAAATCAAAGTATAATCACGACGTTCATTAATCAAACCAATCAATTGTTCATTTGATTTAACCCATCCTAATCTCAATCCTGCAAAACCAAGACACTTTGATAAGGAGCTAACGGAAATACCTAGTTCATACAGATCACTTACTGCCATTTCATAATCATAAGAAATACCTCGGTATACTTCATCTATCATAAAATATAGTTGATGTTTTTTACAAAGTAAAACTATTTCTTGCAATAATTCATTATCCAAACATTTTCCTGTTGGATTATTTGGTGAAACAAGTGCAATCATTTTTGTGTTTTCTTTGATTAATGATTCAAAATCATCAATCGTAGGAATCCAATCATTTTCTTGTTTTAACTCTATTTTATCTACTTCTATTCCAAATGATTCTGGATAAGAATAGAATATTTGATACGTTGGTGTTACTGTAATCATATGATCACCTGGTTGAAGTACTGTTTGAATAACCAATTCAATAGCACTCGTACAGCCATGGCAAATCGTTATTTGATCAATATTTCCTGTTTTATACAAATTCAAAATTCCTTCTCTTACTTCTTTTGAACCTATAATTGGACCATAGTCCAATTTTGTTTCCATAAGATTACGAATAATTTCATCTTTATTATCACAATACTCCAATAAGTCTTGTATGGATAAAGATGGTACACAAGAATCTGCTAAATTATAAAGACAATTATTTTCATGTTCTGTCATCCACATTTCAACTTCAAATACATCTAATTTCATTAATACATAACCTTACTTAAGAATTCTTTGGTACGATTATGAACAGGATTACTAAAGAATGTTTTTGACTCATTTTCTTCTACAATACTACCATTCTCTAAGAAAATAACACGGTTTGCTACTTCTCTAGCAAATCCCATTTCATGAGTAACAACAATCATTGTCATCCCTTGATCAGCTAATTCTTTCATAACAGTAAGTACTTCAATTACAGTTTCTGGATCGAGGGCACTTGTTGGTTCATCAAATAACATGATTTCTGGATTTAAACAAAGTGATCTAGCAATAGCAACACGTTGTTTTTGACCTCCAGATAATTTATTTGGATAAACATCTTGTTTATCTTCTAAACCGACTCTCTTTAATAATTCTAAAGCTTTTTCTTTGGCATCAGCTTCACTCATTTTTAAAACATGAATAGGAGCTAATGTAAGGTTTTCTAATACTGTTTTATGTGGAAATAAGTTGAAATGTTGAAAAACAAAGCCCATTTTTCCTCTTAATTCATGATAATCTGCATTTGATTTATCTAACAGTTGATTATTTAGATAAATCTTACCAGATTCTGGTGTTTCTAAACCATGAATACAACGCAATACAGTGCTTTTACCAGATCCTGAAGGACCAATTAAACAAACAATTTCACCTTTTTTAATTTCTAAAGAAACATCATTTACTGCATGTAAAGAACCAAAGTTCTTATTAATATTTTCTACTTTAATCACTTTCAGCCAACTTCCTTTCTAACTTTCTTGCAAAGAAAGAAATACATAACGTCATTGCTAAATAATAACCAGCAGCAATTGTTAAAGAAGATAAGTAATCATAATATACTCCTCCTAAAACCATCGCTGATTTCATTAATTCTACTGCTCCAATTGTACTAATTAAAGAAGAATCTTTTACTAAAGTAATAAACTCACTAACTAATGGTGGAACAATTCTTTTAAAAGCTTGTGGTAAGATAATCATACGCATTGTTTGAGCTTTCGTTAAACCTAATGTTTCCCCTGCTTCAAACTGTCCTTTATCAATACCTATAATACCACTACGAATTAATTCTGTAGTATAAGCCCCACTATTAATAGACAGGGCTGCTAACCCTACAACATATAAATTTTGACGAAT from Tannockella kyphosi harbors:
- the hisS gene encoding histidine--tRNA ligase, producing the protein MYKAPRGTVDILPTTSSKWQSLEQLIRTVCSYYNVQEIRTPIFEHTELFCRAVGDTTDVVSKEMYTFQDKKGRSITLRPEGTAGVARSYVENKLYSNPETLQKLYYMGPMFRYERPQNGRQRQFHQFGVEMIGLESPYVDVECMTLAITLVEALGIQNVKLHINSLGDDASRELHRNALMKHFEPCIDELCHDCKTRYQKNPMRILDCKVDKNHPLMDSAPKMRDYLSKEAKEHFSTVCSLLDDLEIDYVIDDNLVRGLDYYCHTVFEIISDDPRLGTGSTVGGGGRYNGLVEEVGGPYAPGVGFAFGMERLLIAMDASIEEESGLDVYLMPLGKEAKDLAVQIITMLRANGYSADMDYQDRSMKAMFKSVDRNKAHFAMILGQEEVENEVVNIKCTVSKHQSVVKLEDILSYIEDHESGEEHE
- a CDS encoding RelA/SpoT family protein, with the translated sequence MMEIKKAGDVITLDDILEVVQTYVTNQDNIDLIIKAHDFIMEKHATQKRKSGEPYTIHLLWVAYILATLQTGPSTITAGLLHDVMEDCDVPPEEMDALFGVEIRELVEGVTKINKMNFKEEMDAYAENHRKIYIAMAKDIRVILIKFADRLHNMRTLEFMTPEKQKKISRETLEVYAPIAHRLGISDIKLELEDISLSYLDPIAYREISFLLEKNQEERKESIQKMLESVQHLLEETVQDFKIVGRAKSIYSIYKKMYIKNKRFDELYDLNALRIITKNKLDCYSVLGVIHDAYRPLPGRFKDYIAMPKPNMYQSLHTSIIGESGNTFEIQIRTQEMDELAELGVAAHWRYKENKGYSSKTEQQEIGEKLQWLREFISLSEDIKDGDAKEYYDSLKRDIFEANVYVLTPQGKIVELPNFATPVDFAYRIHSEVGNKMVGALVNNVMVPIDTKLITGDVVEIKTSKASSGPSEDWLKFVRTAGARNKIRQFYANKEAETKKDTIEEGRKVLKEELRKRELDEKIFLDPDTYKTYFGAFGAKSFDDILYFLGRKSLTCMTLLDKVAPKKGNIFDGLSKMLKRNTEAQLKQHAGNTNSFVVVKGVSGLKIQLSKCCNPIPGDEIVGFVSKGQGIKIHRKECPNVNQPGIKDRLIEVYWDHASVQSKRFDIDVEVRGLDRPNLLNDVLIVLGQAKTNILNIHAEVVDMKAIITLKISVESFESFKEAQVSLKQIQGIYEVNRIIH
- a CDS encoding adenine phosphoribosyltransferase, translated to MDLTKYIAAIQDFPSEGILFRDVTPLMQDKDAYRATIDEFVEWAKSLNEEIHIVTGPEARGFLFGCPVAYNLEAGFVPVRKPGKLPRETVDEKYDLEYGSNEVSIHLDSIRPGQNVIIVDDLLATGGTVEATIHLIERLGGNVVGIAFLIELEALHGIDKLKGYNVHSLLKY
- the recJ gene encoding single-stranded-DNA-specific exonuclease RecJ, coding for MEYKIIKPTNHLHYMQQFSIHSLLAKVFAYKQLDDKTVESFLKPKFLYHDYSLLEESSDALERIEEAILNKERICIYGDYDCDGILATTILVEAFKQRGVQVGYYIPDRISDGYGITAYRVSQMAQKGYQLIITVDNGVKAFEAVEMANECGVDVIISDHHSFDSDLPDAFCVLHTKLSPNYPFKEISGGFLAYKLACALLGKHDKYLYSLASVTAISDMMPMFDENRALVKQGLQFMKENKYPALEALKGEKQEYSVQTIGFTIAPKINSFGRLCEIISPNKLIPFFALDASQELIESISKKAIEINSQRQQLTNSQYKLVNQDASDYCLFSYDKDIHIGIIGLIAGKYTRDYYRPSFVMHYDKASNIYKGSARGIKEIPLTTIFEETKEYLEGFGGHQLAGGFSVKKENLALLQQAIESSIIKHCPIMPKANKEVIAIDQNDLTIQAIRQLEALQPTGQGNLEVIYALENIQIDQVITLSAGKHCKFTFQFNGQKIDALYFNVGNKLNEYLTLKQANFIGTLQINEFLGKQSINMILEAII
- a CDS encoding post-transcriptional regulator, yielding MEGSTFNKGDFDHLIRLKARQLRKESHKGITEKQIKEYLFTVKWNDLDKMPMCAIVDDIMGLGFSDLFGFLSVQVIKEAKNLKLEDFKDFISK
- a CDS encoding oligosaccharide flippase family protein; translation: MKRKIINSFIILSTSSAITKLFSMLNRILLARILPMEALSLFILVMPSLSMCITLGQLGIPSAIFRLIANPTYQNKKVMITGCIISSISCFFISIGLILFAPYISNSLLHNKEAYLPLVCLAIYIPFIGVSGILKNYFLAKENIYLIAKAQLIEEIMRLLFICVTLVNIQNNDNSILVSIAVMSMIVGELFGIIYMFIRLSNKPKYFFELLPNFKEHLIVKQIMSIALPVTGSRLYHSLVSFLEPIILLSILSSRLSSSQIQYQYAIINGFVLSLLITPTFFNNVIYRIFLPIVTRDVVTNNYKNIHSHLLLALLGSFSISIPFTCLFYFFPETCLSFLYNTTEGASYLQYLSIPFILFYLQTPLSAVIHALNKNKIIFAISFIECSIEIVLTYVLASTYGVFSIAISLLVGTILTLFLSVLTIFYFVYLKSRY
- a CDS encoding aminotransferase class I/II-fold pyridoxal phosphate-dependent enzyme, translated to MKLDVFEVEMWMTEHENNCLYNLADSCVPSLSIQDLLEYCDNKDEIIRNLMETKLDYGPIIGSKEVREGILNLYKTGNIDQITICHGCTSAIELVIQTVLQPGDHMITVTPTYQIFYSYPESFGIEVDKIELKQENDWIPTIDDFESLIKENTKMIALVSPNNPTGKCLDNELLQEIVLLCKKHQLYFMIDEVYRGISYDYEMAVSDLYELGISVSSLSKCLGFAGLRLGWVKSNEQLIGLINERRDYTLISSGYLYDYLASIALKHYSAIIAKQIDRVHNNRVLLKEWLQQEDLLSGVVPEVGTMMFLKYHIPMDSKLLCTTLQEETGVFFVPGGCFGVENHLRFGIAGDWQEIHAGLEIFSKWLHQKAD
- a CDS encoding amino acid ABC transporter ATP-binding protein — encoded protein: MIKVENINKNFGSLHAVNDVSLEIKKGEIVCLIGPSGSGKSTVLRCIHGLETPESGKIYLNNQLLDKSNADYHELRGKMGFVFQHFNLFPHKTVLENLTLAPIHVLKMSEADAKEKALELLKRVGLEDKQDVYPNKLSGGQKQRVAIARSLCLNPEIMLFDEPTSALDPETVIEVLTVMKELADQGMTMIVVTHEMGFAREVANRVIFLENGSIVEENESKTFFSNPVHNRTKEFLSKVMY
- a CDS encoding amino acid ABC transporter permease; amino-acid sequence: MYSAFSSVCTPENLMYLLKGAVISLVIAALSLCIGTIFGIIGASAKLSENKVFRFLGNLYVEIIRGTPFLVQLTYIYLAFPLLYMAITGNIIRQNLYVVGLAALSINSGAYTTELIRSGIIGIDKGQFEAGETLGLTKAQTMRMIILPQAFKRIVPPLVSEFITLVKDSSLISTIGAVELMKSAMVLGGVYYDYLSSLTIAAGYYLAMTLCISFFARKLERKLAESD